A genome region from Hydrogenoanaerobacterium saccharovorans includes the following:
- a CDS encoding sugar ABC transporter ATP-binding protein: protein MIDIDKRFQGVHALKKCCFELKKGEVHALVGENGAGKSTLMKVLTGIYQADEGKILYNGEEVCFKNPKEAQEAGISIVHQELNLMNHLTAAQNIFIGRESKGFLLKDSVINQKTQQLFDQLKLSIQPTDKVGGLTVGKQQMVEISKAISFRSSVLVLDEPTAALTDAEITELFKTMNDLREKGVTMVYISHRMDEIMEIADRITVMRDGEYITTLDAKSTTLDEIINAMVGRTIYLEPKMVSSVAPDAPVVLEVRNLESKEVKEVSFKLHKGEILGLAGLMGAGRTETARLIFGADPRKGGEILKNGVPVDIKTPQDAVKAGIGYLSEDRKRFGLSAGLSIADNIVLTCLEDFSHFGIINKEKVKKEAEKYVEKINIKTPSISQLVRKLSGGNQQKVIIAKWLIKNCDVLIFDEPTRGIDVGAKSEIYKLMNELAAEGKSIIMISSELQEVLRMSDRIACMCEGRLTKILDIQTASQELIMKYATSRT, encoded by the coding sequence ATGATAGACATCGACAAGCGTTTTCAGGGTGTACATGCTCTGAAAAAATGCTGTTTTGAACTAAAAAAGGGGGAAGTTCATGCTCTTGTAGGAGAAAACGGCGCGGGTAAATCTACGCTGATGAAAGTTCTCACCGGGATTTATCAGGCTGATGAAGGTAAAATTTTATACAATGGCGAAGAGGTTTGTTTTAAAAACCCTAAAGAAGCACAGGAAGCCGGTATCTCTATCGTTCACCAAGAGTTGAACCTTATGAACCATCTTACCGCTGCACAAAATATCTTTATTGGGCGCGAATCCAAGGGATTTTTACTGAAGGATAGTGTAATAAACCAAAAAACGCAGCAGCTTTTTGATCAATTGAAGTTGAGCATTCAGCCTACTGACAAAGTCGGAGGTTTAACCGTAGGCAAACAGCAGATGGTAGAAATCAGCAAGGCAATCTCTTTTCGCTCTTCTGTTTTGGTATTGGATGAACCCACCGCCGCACTGACCGATGCAGAGATTACAGAGCTTTTTAAAACAATGAACGACCTGCGCGAAAAAGGCGTTACTATGGTATATATCTCACACAGAATGGATGAGATTATGGAAATTGCCGACCGTATCACTGTCATGCGCGACGGTGAGTACATCACCACTTTGGATGCCAAAAGCACTACGTTGGATGAAATTATCAATGCAATGGTCGGACGCACCATCTATCTTGAGCCAAAAATGGTTAGTTCTGTTGCACCGGATGCACCAGTCGTTTTGGAGGTACGGAATCTTGAATCGAAAGAAGTAAAAGAAGTTTCGTTTAAACTGCACAAAGGCGAAATACTTGGGCTTGCAGGCCTTATGGGCGCCGGACGTACCGAAACAGCTCGTCTTATTTTTGGGGCAGACCCCAGAAAGGGCGGAGAGATTCTTAAAAATGGCGTACCGGTAGACATAAAAACCCCGCAAGATGCTGTAAAAGCAGGAATCGGATACCTCTCAGAAGACCGAAAACGTTTTGGTTTATCAGCAGGGCTTTCGATTGCAGACAACATCGTACTCACCTGCCTTGAAGATTTTTCACATTTCGGCATCATCAATAAAGAAAAAGTTAAAAAAGAGGCAGAAAAATATGTCGAAAAAATTAATATCAAAACTCCTTCTATCTCTCAGCTTGTTCGCAAGCTTTCCGGCGGCAACCAGCAAAAAGTGATTATAGCAAAATGGCTGATAAAGAATTGCGATGTCCTGATTTTTGACGAGCCTACACGCGGTATTGATGTTGGCGCAAAAAGTGAGATTTACAAACTCATGAACGAGCTTGCAGCCGAAGGTAAATCCATCATCATGATTTCATCGGAACTGCAAGAAGTTTTGAGGATGAGCGACCGAATTGCATGCATGTGCGAAGGCAGGCTTACCAAGATACTGGACATACAAACTGCCAGCCAAGAACTGATTATGAAGTATGCTACTTCAAGAACATAG
- a CDS encoding ABC transporter permease, producing MQTIKQKEKVHVDFQKMLAPAALVILYIFFSIFGKNFFSGSTLVSIMDSTYYVGFMAFGITFVIITGGIDLSIGTNMMMSALIGGYVYNSGVNIWVCLVLIIAISTVVGCINGSLISRLKLPPFIATLGMMMMTQGFGSIITKVQTQRFPSAFDADGGYKAIFYKTPSTPLFKTGFPSGIVYMGIFFVVALFLLNNTRFGRYTYAIGSNEESVRLSGVNVIKWKTLVYTVCGFFCGLSAIVYASTYTTIIPGTGNGLEMNAIAAVIIGGTSMSGGVGTMSGTLIGAFLMSVLKNGLMSMGLQGHYQTFFTGLVVILAVLLDIYRNKKAAEVK from the coding sequence ATGCAAACTATAAAGCAAAAAGAAAAAGTTCACGTTGATTTTCAAAAAATGTTAGCACCCGCAGCGTTGGTAATTCTATACATATTCTTTAGCATATTTGGCAAGAACTTCTTTTCAGGCTCCACACTGGTAAGTATTATGGATAGTACCTATTATGTAGGATTTATGGCATTTGGCATTACATTTGTAATTATCACAGGAGGAATTGACCTTTCCATTGGTACAAATATGATGATGTCTGCACTGATTGGCGGTTATGTTTATAATTCTGGTGTAAACATCTGGGTTTGCCTTGTATTGATTATTGCAATCTCCACCGTTGTTGGCTGTATCAACGGTTCGCTTATCTCGCGTTTAAAACTTCCGCCGTTCATTGCAACACTTGGTATGATGATGATGACGCAAGGCTTCGGCTCAATCATTACAAAAGTACAGACTCAGCGTTTTCCATCAGCATTTGATGCCGACGGCGGCTACAAGGCGATTTTCTATAAGACTCCATCTACCCCACTTTTTAAAACTGGGTTTCCATCAGGAATTGTTTATATGGGCATCTTTTTTGTAGTTGCACTGTTTCTTTTAAACAATACCCGTTTTGGGCGTTATACCTACGCAATCGGCTCAAATGAAGAATCCGTGCGTCTTTCGGGTGTAAACGTAATAAAATGGAAAACACTTGTTTACACCGTATGCGGCTTTTTCTGCGGGCTTTCTGCAATTGTTTACGCATCAACCTACACTACTATTATTCCCGGTACAGGCAATGGCCTTGAAATGAACGCAATTGCAGCTGTTATTATCGGCGGCACCTCTATGTCGGGCGGCGTTGGTACTATGAGCGGTACCTTGATTGGTGCCTTTCTTATGAGCGTACTAAAAAACGGGCTGATGTCTATGGGGCTTCAGGGGCATTATCAAACATTCTTTACAGGGCTTGTTGTTATCCTTGCTGTACTGCTCGACATTTACAGAAATAAAAAAGCCGCAGAGGTAAAATAA
- a CDS encoding ABC transporter substrate-binding protein, protein MKIRKLLCVLLAVVLAVSVVGCSATAPTPSDGAAPPAEPKSESAPAENGNAADGAYIAVISKGFQHQFWQVVKKGAEQAAKDLNVTITFDGPPTESDIAIQVDMLKAAMDKGPAAICLAALDTESVKEQLNDCKNKGIPVVGFDSGVPNAPEGSIYATASTDNYAAASLAAEQLFANADFKAKFDAATPEKPIAIGVLSQDATSESLIKRTSGFIDKMIVLAGEENVKVVGHDSYKKDAAKAKVVITVNVPATTAAADMKTGAEALLSIENLVAVYGSNENGAGGILAASNDGNDFNKENGKYKDMIALGFDAGKTQRVAVENGWFLGSVTQDPYQIGYKAVALAVDAINGKSVENKIIDTGAKWYNAEALKDPAISELVYE, encoded by the coding sequence ATGAAAATCAGAAAATTGTTATGTGTATTGCTTGCAGTTGTATTGGCTGTTTCTGTTGTGGGTTGTTCCGCAACAGCCCCGACACCCTCTGACGGAGCCGCACCCCCCGCAGAACCCAAAAGTGAGTCTGCCCCTGCAGAAAACGGCAACGCAGCAGACGGTGCTTACATCGCTGTCATATCCAAAGGCTTTCAGCATCAATTCTGGCAGGTAGTAAAAAAAGGTGCCGAACAAGCAGCAAAAGACTTAAATGTTACAATTACATTTGACGGGCCTCCTACAGAATCTGATATTGCAATTCAAGTAGATATGTTGAAAGCAGCCATGGACAAAGGCCCTGCGGCTATCTGCTTGGCAGCCCTTGATACCGAATCGGTAAAAGAGCAGCTGAATGATTGCAAAAACAAGGGCATACCTGTAGTCGGTTTCGACTCTGGCGTTCCCAATGCGCCCGAAGGATCAATTTATGCAACTGCTTCTACCGATAACTATGCTGCAGCCTCTCTCGCAGCTGAACAGCTTTTTGCAAATGCAGATTTTAAAGCGAAATTTGATGCAGCTACCCCTGAAAAGCCCATTGCAATCGGGGTGCTTTCTCAAGACGCAACATCCGAATCTCTCATCAAAAGAACATCCGGCTTTATCGACAAAATGATTGTGCTTGCCGGTGAAGAGAACGTAAAAGTTGTAGGCCATGACAGTTACAAAAAAGATGCCGCAAAAGCCAAAGTGGTTATTACCGTAAACGTGCCTGCAACCACAGCTGCCGCCGATATGAAAACAGGCGCTGAAGCTTTGTTGAGCATTGAGAATCTTGTTGCCGTTTATGGTTCGAACGAAAATGGTGCAGGAGGCATTTTGGCCGCTTCGAACGACGGCAACGATTTTAATAAAGAAAACGGCAAGTACAAAGACATGATTGCATTGGGATTTGATGCCGGAAAAACGCAGAGAGTTGCCGTTGAAAACGGTTGGTTCCTTGGCTCTGTAACGCAAGACCCGTATCAAATCGGCTATAAAGCGGTAGCACTGGCAGTGGATGCAATCAACGGAAAATCCGTTGAAAATAAAATTATAGACACAGGTGCAAAATGGTATAATGCAGAAGCCCTGAAAGATCCTGCAATCTCCGAATTGGTATACGAATAA
- a CDS encoding methyl-accepting chemotaxis protein encodes MPRIHSLKTTALVIILPTVVIAMASLSLMGYFSAKQIIGEAINSEMELSLSAAVENIEKSLSNNRKVVETLAKSVESAGDVMQEKDYEEILTSFIATNAETFGGGIWFEPFVYSKEKEYYSPYCMRENGKVKYVNNYSLGEGVQYTDQDWYKNVKNTSKSAVWSAPYFDDYVKISMVTSSAPFYDKTGKLMGVATTDIDLTQMQKMITSLKVHGSGRAFLIDSNGTYIGDEDSEKLLKANITQDSNTTFSALGQKMLSEKNGIGTYQAGEEAYRVWFSEVPESGWLIATVISEQELFGSITQLGRNLLVICGVSILLVSFILIIYISKGIVKPLEGLVGITQKIADGDLNVQMNIKSKNEIGVALYSLEKTVNRLKTYIGYIDEVSVVLEQISDGNLDFELHQDYVGEFSKLKKALQHIQTTLVYTLQEITNTSKQVSAGSGEISNVAQSLSEGATEQAKSIEEISELMQQISSHITNDAEQLTDASAKSTYITHEVQAGNQKMQEMIKAISEISDSSGQIGKIIKTIQDIAFQTNILALNAAVEAARAGVAGKGFAVVADEVRNLASKSAEAAKNTTVLIESSITAVQNGAKVAEETAQSMTSVVDGVKKTAEIINLIVNNTNEQSNLISQMNYEIGQVSGVVQRNSAIAEESAAKSADLYHQAQTLKSAVDQFQLNESLGEEDIASANIYPIKV; translated from the coding sequence ATGCCAAGAATTCATTCCCTCAAAACGACAGCATTAGTTATCATCCTACCAACAGTTGTAATTGCGATGGCGAGTTTATCTCTTATGGGTTATTTTAGTGCCAAGCAGATTATTGGTGAGGCAATCAACAGCGAGATGGAATTGAGCTTGTCTGCCGCAGTAGAAAACATTGAAAAATCATTGTCTAACAATCGAAAAGTAGTAGAAACTCTTGCAAAATCGGTAGAATCGGCAGGTGATGTTATGCAAGAGAAAGATTATGAAGAAATACTGACTTCTTTTATCGCAACCAATGCCGAAACTTTTGGCGGCGGCATTTGGTTTGAACCTTTTGTATATAGTAAAGAGAAAGAATACTATTCGCCTTACTGTATGAGAGAAAATGGAAAAGTAAAATATGTAAATAATTATTCTTTGGGTGAAGGGGTTCAGTATACCGACCAAGATTGGTATAAAAACGTAAAAAATACGAGTAAAAGTGCTGTATGGTCGGCACCGTATTTTGATGATTATGTAAAAATCTCGATGGTAACTTCGTCGGCGCCTTTTTACGATAAAACAGGCAAATTAATGGGTGTTGCCACTACTGATATTGATTTAACGCAAATGCAGAAGATGATTACATCTTTGAAGGTACACGGAAGCGGAAGGGCATTTTTAATAGATTCAAACGGTACTTATATCGGTGATGAAGACAGTGAAAAACTGTTAAAAGCAAATATTACACAAGATAGCAACACCACTTTTTCTGCATTGGGGCAAAAGATGCTCAGCGAAAAAAACGGGATCGGTACTTATCAAGCAGGAGAAGAAGCTTACCGTGTTTGGTTTTCTGAAGTACCTGAAAGCGGTTGGCTGATTGCTACTGTCATTTCAGAGCAAGAACTTTTCGGAAGTATAACACAACTCGGCAGAAATCTTTTGGTTATCTGCGGTGTATCTATTTTATTGGTTAGCTTTATTCTCATAATCTATATTTCAAAGGGGATTGTAAAGCCTCTTGAAGGGCTTGTGGGAATCACCCAAAAAATAGCGGATGGCGACCTTAACGTGCAAATGAATATCAAATCGAAAAACGAGATTGGTGTCGCTCTTTATTCTTTGGAGAAAACAGTGAATCGGCTCAAGACTTATATCGGTTACATCGACGAGGTGTCTGTTGTTTTAGAACAAATTTCTGACGGCAATCTGGATTTTGAATTGCACCAGGATTATGTTGGAGAGTTTTCTAAACTTAAAAAGGCTTTGCAGCACATCCAAACAACCCTTGTATATACGTTGCAGGAGATTACCAATACGTCCAAGCAGGTTTCTGCAGGCTCGGGTGAAATTTCTAATGTAGCCCAGTCACTTTCTGAGGGAGCTACGGAGCAGGCGAAATCGATTGAAGAGATATCTGAGCTGATGCAGCAAATATCAAGCCATATTACAAATGATGCAGAGCAGCTGACCGATGCCAGTGCAAAAAGTACCTATATTACCCACGAAGTTCAAGCAGGCAACCAGAAAATGCAAGAGATGATAAAGGCAATTTCTGAAATCAGCGATAGTTCCGGACAAATCGGCAAAATAATTAAAACGATACAGGACATTGCTTTTCAAACCAATATCCTCGCACTGAATGCAGCAGTGGAGGCAGCACGCGCGGGAGTAGCGGGAAAGGGCTTTGCAGTTGTTGCCGATGAGGTGCGAAACCTTGCATCAAAGAGCGCCGAAGCAGCTAAAAATACAACAGTATTGATTGAAAGCTCTATCACAGCAGTGCAAAATGGTGCAAAAGTAGCGGAAGAAACTGCTCAATCCATGACATCGGTAGTAGACGGTGTTAAAAAAACAGCAGAAATTATTAATTTAATTGTAAATAATACAAACGAACAATCCAACTTAATCTCTCAGATGAATTACGAAATAGGGCAAGTCTCGGGTGTGGTGCAAAGAAACTCTGCAATAGCAGAAGAAAGCGCTGCAAAAAGTGCCGATCTTTACCATCAAGCGCAAACGCTGAAGTCTGCTGTAGATCAATTCCAACTAAATGAGAGTTTAGGGGAAGAAGACATCGCTTCTGCTAATATTTATCCTATCAAAGTCTAA
- a CDS encoding LacI family DNA-binding transcriptional regulator — protein MNDVAGAARVSKTTVSRYLNGKYEFMCAEMKNRIKEVMLELNYRPSNIARRLKSQKSRVIGCIIADITSHFSSILVKGISDVC, from the coding sequence ATAAATGATGTTGCTGGCGCAGCGAGGGTATCGAAAACAACGGTATCGCGCTATCTTAACGGAAAATACGAATTTATGTGTGCCGAAATGAAAAACCGTATTAAAGAAGTGATGCTTGAACTGAACTATCGCCCAAGCAATATTGCGCGACGCCTAAAATCGCAAAAAAGCAGAGTCATTGGTTGTATCATTGCCGATATTACCAGCCACTTTTCTTCGATATTAGTGAAAGGGATTAGTGACGTTTGCTAA
- a CDS encoding methyl-accepting chemotaxis protein, with protein MRFTKKMKLATKIAYTVTALLIVIFVILIGFAVISSQNVIEDTISAEFNALSKSNGLQVQQILDTAENATNDMRSYLLKAYKQEEQELGKQANEGETPSGKTAATKDDKASTGKTATAAKDTKATAAKDTKATASKTETTKDAKNSTGKTTSAASKTVKSSTSAKKNESEQEKEKYISSIYNMEINKVKLDAEKYLTETARNAAVNNEDIIAVGAMFEPYKFDKNIKSYSFYVSETDADSVIRPFGVHSEYSKEEYYVKAVKQKQTVFTEPYKFNGVTMVSVSSPIIYNNELKGVILSDINVTNFSKVQSENKRYPSMYATIYNGQGVIIYDSRDIQNVGKNMSEFFADKDELAIVQNDFAKGEAFSNEATRADGKKITRYFTPIKAGNTNWWAMTALETSDMNQAVTKNTIGMSVMALIALVLIVGTVAFVLKRMLSPIDNVVKAAEEISNGNFDIHLEAKSEDEIGILIKTFDNTAQTLKGVIEDISNVLNSIADKNLDVDTSVNYVGDLEKIDISIKNIIKNLNEIMGNINQSADQVASGSGQVSNGAQALSQGATEQASSIEELSATITEISSQIKKNAENARKAREESTLAVKEVEDSNQKMQEMIQAIGEISDKSGKIGKIIKTIEDIAFQTNILALNAAVEAARAGVAGRGFAVVADEVRNLASKSAEAAKNTTTLIEETVLAVENGTKIADITANSMYTVVKGVTKVTGLVDDIAIASGEQADSIAQVTQGVEQISNVVQTNSATAEESAAASEELTGQAQILKEMVGGFRFKGETQTETLPETELTWYEDDDEQNEEVKTEYEEEMEEESLESKY; from the coding sequence ATGAGATTTACCAAAAAGATGAAATTGGCGACAAAAATCGCATACACGGTTACTGCTTTGCTCATTGTGATTTTTGTTATTTTAATCGGATTTGCAGTTATTTCCTCACAGAATGTGATTGAGGATACCATATCTGCAGAATTTAATGCCTTGTCAAAATCCAACGGTTTGCAGGTACAGCAAATTTTGGATACAGCTGAAAACGCTACAAATGACATGCGTTCCTATCTGCTAAAAGCATACAAGCAAGAAGAGCAAGAATTAGGCAAGCAGGCAAATGAGGGCGAAACACCTTCCGGCAAAACCGCAGCAACAAAAGACGATAAAGCATCTACAGGTAAAACAGCAACTGCAGCAAAAGATACGAAAGCAACTGCAGCGAAAGATACGAAAGCAACCGCTAGCAAAACTGAAACAACAAAAGATGCCAAAAACTCAACCGGTAAAACGACATCGGCAGCATCAAAAACTGTAAAATCCTCAACTTCTGCTAAAAAAAATGAATCGGAGCAGGAGAAAGAGAAATATATAAGCAGTATTTACAATATGGAAATCAACAAGGTGAAATTGGACGCTGAAAAATATCTTACCGAAACAGCTAGAAACGCAGCGGTTAATAATGAAGACATTATAGCAGTTGGTGCCATGTTTGAGCCTTATAAATTTGATAAAAACATAAAAAGCTATTCTTTTTATGTCTCAGAAACAGACGCAGACTCTGTTATCCGCCCGTTTGGGGTGCATTCGGAGTATTCAAAAGAAGAATATTATGTCAAAGCTGTAAAGCAAAAACAAACAGTATTTACCGAGCCGTATAAGTTTAACGGCGTTACTATGGTTTCTGTGTCTTCGCCTATTATCTATAACAATGAGTTAAAAGGCGTTATCTTGTCTGACATCAATGTTACCAACTTTTCAAAAGTTCAGTCAGAAAATAAACGCTATCCAAGTATGTACGCTACCATTTACAATGGGCAAGGCGTGATTATTTACGACAGCCGAGATATTCAAAATGTAGGCAAAAACATGTCGGAGTTTTTTGCGGACAAAGATGAGTTAGCTATAGTACAAAACGACTTTGCCAAAGGCGAAGCGTTTTCTAATGAAGCAACGCGCGCAGACGGCAAAAAAATAACACGCTATTTTACCCCTATTAAAGCAGGCAACACCAATTGGTGGGCTATGACAGCACTCGAAACATCCGATATGAATCAAGCTGTTACAAAAAATACAATCGGTATGTCGGTAATGGCATTGATTGCGCTGGTTCTTATTGTTGGTACAGTTGCATTTGTACTGAAAAGAATGCTTAGCCCGATAGACAACGTTGTAAAAGCTGCCGAAGAAATATCAAACGGTAATTTCGATATTCATCTCGAAGCAAAATCAGAAGATGAAATTGGCATTCTGATAAAAACATTTGACAATACCGCTCAAACTTTAAAAGGCGTAATTGAGGATATTTCAAATGTGCTGAACAGCATCGCAGATAAAAACCTTGATGTAGATACTTCTGTTAATTATGTTGGTGATTTAGAAAAGATTGATATATCCATAAAAAATATTATAAAGAACTTAAATGAAATCATGGGTAACATCAACCAGTCAGCCGACCAAGTTGCAAGTGGCTCTGGCCAAGTATCCAACGGGGCTCAGGCATTGTCTCAAGGTGCAACCGAGCAGGCAAGCTCTATAGAGGAACTTTCTGCTACAATAACCGAAATTTCTTCGCAGATTAAAAAGAATGCAGAAAATGCAAGAAAAGCAAGAGAAGAATCTACTTTAGCCGTAAAAGAAGTTGAAGACAGCAACCAAAAGATGCAGGAAATGATACAAGCAATCGGAGAAATCAGCGATAAGTCCGGTAAAATCGGAAAAATTATCAAGACCATTGAAGATATTGCGTTCCAAACCAACATTTTAGCACTGAATGCTGCAGTAGAAGCAGCCAGAGCGGGGGTAGCAGGAAGAGGATTTGCGGTTGTTGCAGATGAAGTGCGCAATCTTGCCAGCAAATCTGCCGAGGCGGCTAAAAACACAACTACGCTGATTGAAGAAACCGTGTTGGCTGTAGAGAACGGTACGAAGATAGCCGATATTACAGCAAATTCAATGTATACTGTGGTGAAAGGCGTAACCAAGGTAACCGGTTTAGTTGATGATATCGCCATTGCTTCGGGTGAGCAGGCAGACTCTATTGCACAGGTGACACAGGGTGTTGAGCAGATTTCAAACGTAGTACAAACCAACTCTGCTACCGCTGAAGAAAGCGCCGCAGCTTCTGAAGAGCTCACCGGTCAGGCTCAAATACTCAAAGAAATGGTTGGCGGGTTTAGGTTCAAAGGTGAAACACAAACCGAGACTTTGCCTGAAACTGAACTGACTTGGTACGAAGATGATGACGAGCAAAACGAAGAAGTTAAAACAGAATATGAAGAAGAAATGGAAGAAGAATCTTTAGAAAGCAAATATTAA
- a CDS encoding DUF6259 domain-containing protein, giving the protein MQIIGSTFKAEFSLQINNFIHLVHTHTGDDFIKSVPNVPLIALYALDKSTKEKMELLPAKGEPATKDGYQIVTYKTFGGRKVEVILHLKAKEDRMLIWAEITNEETEIDIVEVLCPHISGIYLGESYEDDAIIYPHHAGERTLNPIKEYGTEKNLGFWRAGSEPYGDIFRREINYCGLASMSWMYYYDAQNGLYIGSHDARYPVTGIIAESGTEKTPYMGLGFRKHHRIRQGETYHTGEYCIAVSEKDWHYGAQLYREYIVPQLDLDHTPAFLEEEYALNQCYNFKRTGVVENKFKDIPKLFDEGKSWGVRHMFLASWNRTGFDSYYPEYYPDMELGSAMEFRRGLEYVRNNGGFSTLYINARIFDLKSDFHKLVGENMALRDAKGNMLYETYGPESFTVSCPSDKLWRDYLIDTAEFAMKAYGCDGIYLDQLASAEPFACYCEEHSHENIGEFNNGYVYVLKELLRRLKEYNPNAYLMTENCGDIYGSYTWGNLTWNGADYDEHYNVFKYTFPEFVQVNMVNPRGWEEDEQKKYTWFFRDMQRTILLGNVLWMGITTRLTPNAGEYHIYAKEALSFRKNIQPYLHHAQFKDDLWIDSIAEGCDATCWELEDGKLMILCGNADLTEKGSATVKLPKACTKQTIYDLSWAAQENNLATGQVTINLENQRLLCVIFE; this is encoded by the coding sequence ATGCAAATAATAGGAAGTACTTTTAAAGCCGAATTTTCTCTGCAAATTAATAATTTTATTCATTTGGTTCATACCCATACAGGGGATGACTTTATAAAGAGTGTGCCCAATGTACCGTTGATTGCTTTATATGCGCTAGACAAAAGCACAAAAGAAAAGATGGAATTGCTGCCCGCAAAAGGAGAGCCGGCTACAAAAGATGGATATCAGATTGTTACATATAAAACCTTTGGCGGTAGAAAAGTTGAAGTAATTCTTCATCTAAAAGCAAAAGAAGACCGCATGCTTATTTGGGCAGAAATTACCAACGAAGAAACAGAAATAGATATTGTAGAAGTTCTTTGTCCGCACATCAGCGGTATTTATTTGGGCGAGAGCTATGAAGATGATGCTATTATTTACCCCCATCATGCGGGCGAGCGTACACTGAACCCAATTAAAGAATACGGTACCGAAAAAAACCTTGGTTTTTGGCGAGCGGGCAGCGAGCCGTATGGTGATATATTCCGCAGAGAAATAAACTACTGCGGCTTGGCATCTATGAGCTGGATGTATTACTATGACGCACAAAACGGACTTTATATTGGCTCTCATGATGCACGTTATCCAGTAACAGGTATCATCGCAGAGAGTGGAACAGAAAAAACACCTTATATGGGTTTGGGGTTTCGAAAACACCATCGCATCCGCCAAGGCGAAACTTATCATACAGGTGAATACTGCATTGCAGTATCTGAAAAAGACTGGCATTATGGTGCGCAATTGTACCGAGAATACATCGTTCCTCAACTGGATTTAGACCATACGCCTGCTTTTTTGGAAGAGGAATATGCCCTAAACCAATGCTACAACTTTAAGCGTACCGGTGTTGTTGAAAATAAATTCAAGGATATTCCTAAACTATTTGACGAAGGTAAGTCTTGGGGTGTACGGCACATGTTTTTAGCCAGCTGGAACAGAACAGGGTTTGACTCTTACTATCCCGAATACTACCCTGATATGGAGCTTGGCTCTGCTATGGAATTCCGCAGAGGTTTAGAATATGTTCGCAACAACGGCGGCTTTTCTACCTTATACATCAACGCACGTATTTTTGATTTAAAATCGGACTTTCATAAGCTGGTAGGAGAGAATATGGCGCTGCGCGATGCAAAAGGCAACATGCTCTATGAAACTTACGGTCCTGAAAGCTTTACGGTAAGCTGTCCGTCTGACAAGTTGTGGAGAGACTACCTGATTGATACCGCAGAGTTTGCTATGAAAGCCTATGGCTGTGATGGTATTTACCTAGACCAATTGGCATCGGCTGAGCCATTTGCCTGTTATTGTGAAGAGCATAGCCACGAGAATATAGGTGAATTTAACAATGGCTATGTATATGTGCTTAAAGAGCTACTGAGAAGATTAAAAGAATATAACCCCAATGCGTATTTGATGACCGAAAATTGCGGCGATATTTACGGTAGCTATACATGGGGCAATTTAACATGGAACGGCGCAGATTATGATGAGCACTACAATGTGTTTAAATATACTTTCCCTGAATTTGTTCAGGTTAATATGGTAAACCCCAGAGGATGGGAAGAAGATGAGCAAAAGAAATACACTTGGTTCTTTAGAGATATGCAAAGGACCATTTTACTGGGGAATGTCCTCTGGATGGGCATTACCACAAGGCTGACTCCAAACGCAGGCGAGTACCATATCTATGCAAAAGAGGCGCTGTCTTTCAGAAAAAATATCCAGCCTTATCTTCATCACGCACAATTTAAAGATGATTTATGGATTGATTCCATTGCTGAGGGTTGCGATGCAACTTGTTGGGAGCTTGAAGATGGTAAGCTTATGATATTATGCGGTAATGCAGATTTAACAGAAAAAGGCAGTGCAACTGTAAAACTGCCTAAAGCATGCACAAAGCAAACTATTTATGATCTTAGTTGGGCTGCACAAGAGAACAACTTGGCAACAGGGCAGGTTACAATAAACTTAGAAAATCAACGTCTGCTCTGTGTTATTTTTGAATAA